One window from the genome of Elaeis guineensis isolate ETL-2024a chromosome 5, EG11, whole genome shotgun sequence encodes:
- the LOC105044974 gene encoding gibberellin 2-beta-dioxygenase 2: MVVASLSPVHGDHIRSLSIPIVDLSGHRGLISELIVKACKESGFFKVINHGVPAAVISQMETIALDFFSLPAVEKQRAGPPNPLGYGSKAIGQNGDSGEVEYLLLHTNPSMSQRTSTISRMNPTKFSCAVNEYVETVQELACEILELLGEGLGLRDGRVFSRLIRDRESDSLLRLNHYPPCCNKEDINNDMDVRSGRIGFGEHSDPQMITLLRSNSVGGLQILSTSSSDGAAWVPVPPDPNTFYIMVGDLLQAMTNGRLVSVRHRALVNSYSSRLSMAYFGAPPLHEWISPLPEMITPQMPRCYKSFTWAEYKKAMYSLRLGHNRLDLFRKDTVEKYP; this comes from the exons ATGGTAGTGGCTTCTTTGAGTCCTGTGCATGGTGATCACATCCGGTCGCTTTCCATCCCGATCGTCGACCTCTCCGGTCATAGAGGCCTCATCTCCGAGCTCATTGTGAAGGCCTGCAAGGAGTCTGGTTTCTTTAAAGTGATCAACCATGGAGTGCCTGCCGCCGTTATCTCGCAAATGGAGACCATTGCATTAGATTTCTTCTCTCTGCCGGCTGTCGAGAAGCAACGAGCAGGGCCTCCGAATCCACTTGGATATGGGAGCAAGGCCATTGGGCAGAATGGAGACTCCGGAGAGGTGGAGTACCTCCTCCTCCACACCAACCCCTCCATGTCCCAGAGAACCAGTACAATATCAAGAATGAATCCAACCAAATTCAG CTGTGCGGTGAATGAGTACGTGGAGACTGTGCAAGAGCTGGCATGTGAGATACTGGAACTGCTGGGAGAAGGGCTGGGGCTGAGAGATGGTAGGGTTTTTAGCAGGCTGATAAGAGACAGAGAGAGTGACTCACTACTAAGGCTGAATCACTACCCTCCATGCTGCAACAAGGAGGATATCAACAATGACATGGATGTTAGGAGTGGTAGGATTGGATTTGGCGAGCACTCGGACCCTCAGATGATCACCCTCCTTAGATCCAATAGTGTGGGAGGACTCCAGATACTGTCTACCTCATCATCGGATGGTGCAGCTTGGGTCCCGGTGCCACCTGACCCTAACACTTTCTATATCATGGTCGGCGATCTGCTTCAG GCTATGACAAATGGACGACTAGTTAGTGTGAGACATAGGGCCTTGGTTAACTCCTACAGCTCAAGGCTCTCCATGGCTTATTTTGGTGCACCTCCCCTCCATGAATGGATTTCCCCTCTTCCAGAGATGATCACACCCCAAATGCCTCGTTGCTACAAATCCTTTACTTGGGCTGAGTACAAGAAGGCCATGTACTCACTCAGGCTTGGACACAATCGCCTTGATCTCTTCCGCAAAGATACGGTGGAAAAATACCCTTAG